Within the Garra rufa chromosome 16, GarRuf1.0, whole genome shotgun sequence genome, the region GCAGGCTAACCTCAGCCAGGTGCGCAGCAGCCTTAGCAACGCTCTAAACGATCCAGTCTGCATGGATGGACGCTCATTGGAGATTTGTCTCAACATACGGGGCACCCTTCCCAGGCTAGAAATTGCAGCCAACTACTCATCGGTAATGAAAAGATTTCTCATCTTTTCTTATAAACATATTGTCATCAAAATGGTTCATAActgaattgaaagaaaaaaaaaatacatgaatgTTCTTTTTTAGTTGCCTGATGTAACCACCCAGTTGGACAAAGTGAATGAAGTTCTAAAGACAGATCTCGGCCAGATTGTGGAAAAGGtacttttttcctcacatttcTAATGCTGTGTTTGCATAGATTCAGGACAGAATATATTGTATTTCACTATGAAACAAGATACTCAACAAgagagaaaaaatattttatgcattgAGAACTGATTTAATTACAACAATAGTTATGTGGTCATACATACTGAAATAAATCCAAGTAGTTGGATGGGAGGGGGTCGAAAAGTAAAAAAAGTCATATCTTTGATTAAAATAAGGCcatttttgatttcatgttggTTTTGAAGGAGTATCAGCTTTGCTCACTCTTACACCTTTTCATCTGTGTCACACAGGGCGTTGCATCATTCAATGACACTCCCACCTTGGTAACAGATCAAACCCGAAATATTGTGGAAGGTGAGTTCAAAAATTTAATCTAGACTAGAATTCAAATCTTAAATTAATTTCTTCagaagtatttatttttctactTTTCTACTTTACAATAGGGTTCTATACGTTGACATGAACGATACTAACATGAACTATAATGAACAatacttttatattatatttttattcattattcaaGTCGAATGTTAATTTccacatatacagttgaggtcaaaagtttacatacaccttgcaaaatattaattattttaccaaaataaaagggatcatacaaaattcagtttttttattttgtacttacctggaatatttaacataaaagatgtttacatatagcccacaagataaaataatagtttaatttataaaaatgagcccattcaaaagtttacatacacttgattattaatactgtctcttcagacaaatccttcaggtccccaaAATTctatggttttccagcatttgtgtgtatatgaaccctttccaacaatgactgtgtgattttgagatccatcttttcacactgaagataactgagggactcatatgcaactattacagaaggttcaaacactcactgaggcTCCAGAAGGACcgacgatgcattaagagccaggggtgtaaacttttgaacagaatgaagatgtgtacatttttcttagtttgcgtaaatatattttttcatttagtgctgcccttcagaagctacagaggatacttacatgtttcccagaaaacaaaataagttgaatttaccctgatcttcaaaggctcttaatacattgtgttataatgcttctgtaatagttttccctcagttgtcctcagtgcgaaaagattgatctcaaattcatacagtcattgttggaaagggttcaaatacacaaaaatgctgaaaaaacaaaaacaaataatttgtgggacctgaaggatttttctgaagagcacaAATATGTGTCAAcaaaacatcaacaaaaacacTGACCACGTAGAACCCTCCATGTTCACATACACAACACCAGGAGGCACAGCCATTTAGGGGTCATATCACAGAATTTATCAgtattttgaaactgatgtgTGAATAGTGCTTTAGTGGTAAAAAGACTGACATCGTTGCGTGTGAGAACACAGCATTTTTGTATTTACCAGTAAAGTAATTCCAGTAATTTTACAGCACtttactggtattactgtgtAAAAGGGGCTATTGTCATTTTATCATTTAATTGATTTAAAGAACACATGCATTGTAATATTTACAGTAGCATATACACATACTTTGTAAGGAGGTTTTTTTGCCCTTTTCACAGTCGCCTTTGGCACATACAGTTTACAAATTTCTGTAAATACCAGATTATGAAAAGCGTTTTACAAATAAACATCACTAAATCCGCACTAAAACATTTTCTGTTGTGTCTGGTGTGTCTCCTGTAGCGGTGAAGGTTTTTCTGGACGACATTGGATCAAACATCACCACTTTCACCAAGCTCTTCCCGGTTCACAGCACTCTGACCAACTTCACCAGAAtgatctctcacacacactcacagatcGAGGACATCTACCCTCAGGTGGATCAGATGGATTTCTACAGGTATTTCAGAGGACTCAACTTGACTTAACTAGTCACAGACTTTCTCATCCTTCTTTTCGAGGTGAAATCGTCCATATGCCCGTGACGTTGTTCATAAAGGTTTTGTTTTCAGGTGGATCTGTTGTATTACCCTGTGCTGTATGGTTGTGCTTATCCTCGCCTTCAATTTCCTGGGTTTGTTGTGTGGTATTCTGGGATTCGACAGGCACGCCACTCCAACCACACGTGGCTGTGTTTCTAACACAGGAGGCAACCTGCTCATGGCGTGAGTTTGCAGTATAATATCAGTCTTCAAACCCTACAAATGGATGTGATATAAGAGAGCTTTGTCTGCACTCATTCACACACTCTTCCTGTGTCTCTCAGTGGTGTGGGCTTCAGCTTCCTGTTCTCCTGGGTTCTCATGGGAGTGATAACAGCTCTGTTCTTGGTGGGTGGGAATCTAGAAAAGCTTGTGTGTGAACCCTTTCAAACCCGACAGCTGTTTAAGGTAAGAGAAAGAACATGGTGTAACGCAACAGATGCTATTTGGATCATCTCAAATGATCCTGGACAACATGATCAAAttttagtatattatattataaaggtTCATGTGCATGATATAATTTGTCATTTCATAATTGGCATTTTCATTAGTGGGCTTAGACTTATGGTACCCATTGTACACATGCTTAAAGGCAAATAAATTTACCAAACAATGCAAGTTAAAAGCCTGCCTGTTTCAGATATGTCTCATTCAGTGTGATCATGTTGTTTTTAGGTGGTAGATACACCCAACTTGGTCAACTCTGCTTGGAAAAACTTCATACCAGGTTACCTGTACAATGACCCTGAGATGGACCTTACAGCATATTCTGTCTACAGGTAACCTTGTCATGTATATCTAATAAAAGTGAACAATTACAGTACATTATAATAGTTAGTAAtaaggttttgttttttttacaaaagaaaTGTTTTAACGAATGTAGGAATTTTAGGGATATATCCACTAGATGTTGAATCAAaggcaaagaaattatgttggaCAATTTCTCAAAACTGTCTTTGTCCTTCAGTagtccagcagatggcagcagagaatgaaaagtctttttctcTCCTCTTTTGCAGTAATTGTAAGGACAACAGAGGGATTTACTCAGCTCTTCATCTGGATAAGATCTTTAACATCTCTGCCTTCTTTAACACCAGTGTTGTAAGTGCATCAAAGCGTTCACAACTAAATTCACACTGACTTTTAAAGTCACACTCTGAGATTAGTGATGCTAGATAAAGGTATTAGCTATTATTTacaatgcatcatgttttctgaGTCGTTTTATTTTACTCTAAAAGTTGAATAATGCAGAACCTGATTTCTGTAGAAACGTAGGCATCCTTCCTACTCATTAATAAGGTTTTGATGTAAATTTCAGTTTGTGGGGTATTAGTCTCCATCACCACAGATGTGTGGATGTGTCTTTAAGGAAATGCACACCATTCACTGTTTTGTTGAGTAACACTTCTTGGAGAAAAAAAGTGAACCGTATGTTTTTCCAATccagtgttgttgtttttctgtctgttcttTGGAACTGGCAAAATATCTCGAAACATTTCATGCATAaccttttgaaacattttatatgGAGCATCTATAAATTCCTTCATTTCAGCCGAAAGATTTGTTTTCACTTGAAGTCCTTCAAACCAGCATTCTTGATCCAATGTCACATAGGATCCAAAAAACTGAGACCGCATTGAATggaacattttaggatttttatgAAATGTAATATAAAGAAAATCACATGAACTGTGTTGTACAGAAATACAGATGTTTGTGCTCTCACTGAAGCACAGGAGGCTTATAGATTTTGCTTAGATTTTCTCAAATCATACTGTAGAACACAATTATCAGGTGCTGTTTTTTTATAAcagagaataataaaaaataatgtaacacactaatacactaccagtcaaaagtttttgaacagtaagatttttaatgtttttaaagaagtctcttctgctctccaagcctacattttttttaatccaaagaacaacaaaaacagtaaaattgcaaaatatttttactatttaaaataactgttttctatttgaatgtattttaaaaagtaatttattcctgtgatttcaaagctgaatttgtagcttcattacttcagtcacatgatccttcagaaatcattcgaataattaaactgttttaaatattgataacaataataatacaaatgttttcttaacagcaaatcagcatattagaatgatttctgaattatcACGTGACATTAAAAACTGGAGTAATAGtgatgaaaattttgctttgatcacatgaaaacaaaaaaacattttatgaaatttattcaaatagaaagcagtttagaaatattcagaaatataaataatttaaagaaataagtaaataaataaattactaagcatatgttttgttgttgttgttgttgtttatgatatcattattattattatttactagtGGTTCCACAGGTCAGACTGTGTTCTCGAATATTTCCTCATGACAATCCTCACAGATTTCCTAGACTTATCTCAGAATCATATGAGCCTTGTTTCTTTCTGCAGTACTCCAAGGATGTGTCGAGGAAGTTTGAAGGGATGAAGGTGGACCTGCGTGGCATTATTCTTCTGGAGTCAGAAGGCAAACAGAATCTCATCAGCTTCACTGAAACTGGCATTAATGAGATTGACTTTGCTGCCTATTTGGAGGAGGTACATAACATACATAAACACATACTGATTGAAATTTTTGAAACATCGGCTTTGATGCATGTACAGCCCAAGATTAGACAATAAACTACGTCCTGTGGTTTCTCATGTGTTTCTGTCCATCTTTTCAGGTTAACAAAGGAGTGACTCGCATTAATCTAGTTGATTTCGCTAGTCAACTTGATGCTCAAGCTGATCAGTTGGTAAGATATATGAGGTTTATAAGATTTGATCCatttaaaataattctaaatggataaaatgtaattattccaTATGttgtaaatattacatgaaattCACTGTCATGGTTACTGAACGTTTCTAGGGCTAATTCTCCTTTTCActgtatctctctctcttttgtaGTCTAAAGGGACCTTGCAGACGTCATTAAAGGGACATGCTAATACTATAAGACAGATCCACATCCAACAAGTCATCCCACTGGAGCAATCCATGGTAATCTATCCCTGTCTCGCTGGTGCTTATTTAATTGATTAATTCTTATCCGTGAAAGGTTCTGTTGATTACAAATGAAAAACTTCTGAAAGCTGTTTATATTTCTGTTCATACCTGACTGATTTTCAACaatctctttttttaattttcttgaaCACATTCAACTTATTTTATGGCTTCCAAGAAATATGTGAAAGCAAGGGTAAGCCTATCAGTAATAGCTGCATGACCTGCAAGTTGTTTACTCCCTTTGGTATCTACTTTGCTTTTTCTATGAAAACATGGAAAAAGACAACATCTTTTTAGAGCAGCTTCATCATATCTTTGTCCTATTTGACACTCCAACTTCCAAATGTGTAAACCTGAACGTTTACAGATCCATAAACTGGTCAAATGTAAAGTGTTGAATTTCTGACCATCTAATGTCATCAAACAGAAGATTGTGATGTTTTCCGTTGTTTTCACACCACTGGTTAAGGCATTTGCATTTGCATGATGACTGAAATGTTTATTTTCCTGTCCACTCTAGTTGCTTTAAGTGAAATATGAAGTTCATCAAATGATTCCCCCTGTATGCCAAATGTATGATATATAGTACAACAGTTTTATGTCACATTCTTTACTTACTTGTGATATAATGTGCATATGATGCTTGTAATGCATATCAGGTTGCATGGTATTTTGTCACCCTGTTGATTCCCTTAAATTTTCAGTTTATGTTTCTAGTTTTTCTTTTTGTACCATTTTATAAGCATTTCAGATTGTAAGTCATTTGGAAATGATTCATGCTTACTCTGTgtatattgtcttttttttaatagaGCACACTTAATCAGAGCATCAGACTTCTAGAGAGAACATCCTCAGACCTGCCTGTAAGTTGCTAATTTTAAAACTGCCACCAGTTAAAAAATGTCATATTTCAGATGCATTTCAAAACATGCTTTCTGATGAGCAGTAAATGCATTGGTTTTTAGGTCAGAGTTAGAGATGTACTAGACGCCGTTGATGCCGCCCAGTTCCTGATTTCACAAAATGCATCATTTGTGATTAATCAGGTAATGCGAAAGAAAAAACATTTCTGGATGATTGATGTATTTTATTGTACTAATGGTTAAAATATGCTCAAACAGGAAACTGAGAAATACAAGCAGACTATTATTGGCTATTTCAAGCAGTATATCGACTGGATCAGATCGTCTGTGAGTATTTTTAACTGTATTATCTGTCAGAAATAGTATTAATTTTAGATCGTTTAGCTCTTCTGCATTCTTTTGGTTTAAAAGCCTTTTGTTTTGCTGCCTCATTGTAGCTGGCCCTGGAGGTTGCTACCTGTAAACCACTCAGCAACATTGTGGACACAGCTGAGATCCTAGGCTGCAGTTTCCTGCTGGATTCCATGGTGAGACACTCTCACTCTCACTCTCAGGTCCCTCCAaccctgttttttgtttgtttgtctgttgaACATCCATAAAATACAAAAGGAGAGTTCAGTTTTTCATACAGTTAAAGAAGTACACTTCCAGAATTTCCTGATAAGTTACTCGCCCCCATGTaatccaacatgttcatgtctttctttcttcagtcgcaaagaaactAGGGATTTTGAGGATTTTCTctttatagtggacttcaatggtgcccaacaggttgaaggtccaaattgcagtttcaacgcagcttcaaagggcctaacgatcccagctgaggaataagggtcttatctagtgaaaagattggtaattttctttaaaaaatttatatttatacactttttaaccacaaatgctctgcATTGAGCTTTCGCTTTGTAAAACTGGGTCGGTACCTCCACCTACGTCAAGCATGACCTTTCCCACATTATGACGTAATGTGCAAAGTCGGGttggtgcaagatgagcatttgtggttaaaaagtatataaattttttcagaaaatgaccaatcattacTTCaaaccgttggccaccattgaagtccactatatgagcAAAATCCTTGAGTGTTTTTCTCAAAACCCTTAAtctctttgtgactgaagaaaggaaggcatgaacatcttggatgacatgggggtaagtaaattatcaggaatgttttattctggaagtgaacttcttctttaagtTGGATGGTGATTTATATTGCCTTTAAAGAGTAAAAACGCACTAATAAAAACAGCATGAAAGAAGGCCAAACTATTCATTCACTATATCTTCCAAGTCCTGCAGCATTTTGTGAAGATATAAAATTATCAACAATGTGGCTAGAACAAAATCAGAGTAAATAACAAAGTTTTCATTTAGGGGTGAGCTGTTAGTTTAAAGAGCTAGACTTTTTTATAAGCTTGAGGTCAGAAAGAAAGGAATGTTTTTTGGGGTTTAAGATcagtatattataatgatttctgaaggatcatgtgacactgtagactggggtaatgatgctgaaaattaagctttgccatcacaggaataaattacatttaaaaaaaaatattaaaacagaaaacatttatttgaaattgcaataattttcgcaatattactgttttatactGTTTAGTGtatttttcaatcaaataaatgcagccttggtgagcatgacaGGCTTctttacataaaaatgtaaaaaaaaaaaaaaaattaccccaaAGTTTGATTGGTCATATCTATCAAAGGCAACTTGGGACTTTAAAATGTGAAATGCGGTTTTGGTGTAAGAGATGGAGGGTTGATAGTGTTTCTGGCAGTGGTTGAAAAGGTCAAGTGTGTTGAACACCCAGTCAGGGTGGGAGGGGCTGCAGTGCTGGGCTTTTGCATGTGTGTGGTCGAAGCCCCATGGGTAACAATGAGGAAGGAAGGAGGTAGTAGGTTTTATCTGAAATTGTAGGCGAGTGTGTGGATGCGTGTGTGTGATTTGTAAGGGGTTAGAGTGTTTGACCCCATCACGAGACTCCATGTGCAAATAGGGCCCTGTGTGTTTAACCCTTTTCCCTGTACCCCACTGCATATGTATAAGATTTTACTCACTTCTGGATACAGATATGTTCCAAAAATATGATTTGGtacacacacactggtttccatgttttatgggtACATTCCATAGACATAATGATTTCTATACTGTACAAATTGTATTTTCTATCTCCTTACCCTAACTCTACCCCTCACTCAAAACTTGGCATTTTTAGATTTTGATTTATAAGCCGTTTTCCTCATagggctcaaaaaaaaaaaaccccacaagGTTAAAATGGTATTACTATACTTATGGGGACATTTTGTCCCTATAATGTAGAGAATACAAGGACCCACACAAAAAACGTCATAACCAGTAAGGACAGGAAACATTCAGGCTGCTAACTACCTGTAGTAATTAGTGGTGAGCTGCTCTTTCCACAGACACCCAAAGATTGACCCCAGTATAATTCTCTGACTGCAGCAGGAAGAATGTACAGTTAAAGATTAAGTGTTTAACCTCAGCCTGGGTGTTTGGTTGCTGGTTTCAcctttaaaaaaagtcaaatttggtagTCAAATGTGTTAGGCAGTAATTACAACTTGtgaataattacaaaataataataatgttacaaTATGTCCAAAAGTGATTCAAGGTTGCCATCATCTAAGGTCTTTGCAAATCGCAGTCAATGAATCCTGACAAATTAAACCTATTTGTTAAACTTTCTCAACATTTTGTCTCATGGCTGGACACATTGCATCCAGTCACCTACTATGATGGAATGTGAACATTACTTTATATGGAAAACTTACCATGCTACACTTTCGCTTTCTGTGTTTTAAAAAATCTTCTTGTCAGAACAAATAAATGTCTGGAGAGTATGTTGATCAAATGTGTCATTTATGGTTAAGTGGTGTGCAGTTTTTGGGTGGCTTTAATGAATCTTGTGTTTATTTGTTGCAGAACACATTCTGGTTTGGATTAGGCTGTTCCACACTGTTTCTGCTCCCTAGCATTATCCTCTCCATCAAACTTGCCAAGTTCTACCGCAGAATGGACACAGAGGATGTATATGACGAGTAAGTATCCCAAATGCTATCCCAAATGAGTTTGTGATTGCTATTTAGCACCCAGATAATTACAGTTCTATAAACAAAGTTCTGTCAAGACTACTTTCGCacagtttagcatggtaatataCATGGcaatgttaatgtgtttggtcttgctgctgcacatataacatatataaaataaccCCCATATacagatgaggtcaaaagtttacacacaccttgcagaatccgcaaaatgttaattattttaccaaaataagagggatcatacaaaatgcatgttattttttatttggtacggacctgaaaaagatatttcacataaaagatgtttacatagtccacaaaataataataatagttgaatttataaaaagtatcTTGTTTAGTTATTCACagtattcttaatactgtgttgttacctgaatgatccacagctgttttttttttttttttttttgtttgtttgtttgtttgtttgtttgtttagtgatagttcatgagtcccttgtttgtccggaacagttaaactgcctgctgtttttcagaaaaattcttcaggtcccacaaatccttcaggttttccagcatttttgtgtatttgaaccttttacaacaatgactgtatggttctgtgatccatcttttcacactgaggacaactgagggactcatatgcaactattaaagaaggttcaaactctcactgatgctccagaaagaaaaacaatgcattaagagggggtgaaaaccttttgaatttgaagatcagggtaaatttaacttgcatgtttctcagaagacaatataagtatcttctgtagcttctgaagggcaatactaaataaaaatatgatatttaggcaaaataagaaaaaggtaCACCAcatcattttgttcaaaagtttacatccttggctcttaatgcattgtttttccttctggagcatcagtgagcatttgaacctcctTTGAACCTgcgatag harbors:
- the prom1a gene encoding prominin-1-A: MLWKTGLIFLCWGLTSGELQDRQSDSPASPARRTLDFGFVPSGVYDTVAYYEPGAIGILFNMMHAFLYVVQPNPFPEDLVIRVAKDKFGAIQSEYQKPENIVLTLQVIYYEIGFVVCAALGLLFTVLLPLVGLLFCLCRCCDNCGGEMHQRQRKNADCLRGLLTTLLLTTTFIITXXXLCAYAANQNLSSQLKSMRRLVKSNLKDLHTFANQTPAQIDYLISQYGIVKHQVLYDLENVGVLLGGRIHEELGKDVQPALDTALSMTGTMRDTKDALENVSLTLETLQEGTVKLQANLSQVRSSLSNALNDPVCMDGRSLEICLNIRGTLPRLEIAANYSSLPDVTTQLDKVNEVLKTDLGQIVEKGVASFNDTPTLVTDQTRNIVEAVKVFLDDIGSNITTFTKLFPVHSTLTNFTRMISHTHSQIEDIYPQVDQMDFYRWICCITLCCMVVLILAFNFLGLLCGILGFDRHATPTTRGCVSNTGGNLLMAGVGFSFLFSWVLMGVITALFLVGGNLEKLVCEPFQTRQLFKVVDTPNLVNSAWKNFIPGYLYNDPEMDLTAYSVYSNCKDNRGIYSALHLDKIFNISAFFNTSVYSKDVSRKFEGMKVDLRGIILLESEGKQNLISFTETGINEIDFAAYLEEVNKGVTRINLVDFASQLDAQADQLSKGTLQTSLKGHANTIRQIHIQQVIPLEQSMKYVKARSTLNQSIRLLERTSSDLPVRVRDVLDAVDAAQFLISQNASFVINQETEKYKQTIIGYFKQYIDWIRSSLALEVATCKPLSNIVDTAEILGCSFLLDSMNTFWFGLGCSTLFLLPSIILSIKLAKFYRRMDTEDVYDDIETIPMKTMEIGNNGYYNEHLEGIQNPVMASIPTYDTMTRFPRASAPPRNADW